A stretch of DNA from Mycolicibacterium celeriflavum:
TCCCGGCCGTGGCACCGATGGCTTTGCTGGTGCGGGTCTTCACTTACGGCTCCTCAGCTAGACAGGTCGCAAGGGATGTTAGAGGCAGTGCTGCGCCAGTGCCAAAGTCGTCACCTCGCCGAACTGCCGCCGCAACGGCCTGACCTGCACTTTGCGAATCTGCCCACATGTTGTTGGAGACCGTACGATGACGCGCATGCCCGAGCCGCTGATCGTCTCCATTCGTGGCCGTACGCCGTCGCTGCACGCCGAAGCGTGGGCGGCCCCCAACGCGAGCCTGATCGGTCAGGTGACGCTCGCCGCACGGGCCAGCGTCTGGTACGGCGCGACGCTGCGTGCGGAGGCCGAACCCGTCGACATTGGCTTCGGCACCAACATTCAGGACGGCGTGACCATCCACGTCGATCCGGAGTTCCCGGTGAGCATCGGCGCAGAGGTCAGCGTCGGGCACAACGCCGTCCTGCACGGCTGCGTCGTCGAGGACGGAGCGCTCATCGGCATGGGTGCGGTCATCCTCAACGGCGCGACGATCGGCCAGGGCTCGCTGATCGCCGCTGGCGCGGTGGTGCCTCAGGGATTCGTGGTGCCGCCGCGCTCACTGGTCGCGGGGGTACCGGGCAAGGTGCGACGCGACCTGAGCGACGCCGAGGTCGCCCACAACCGGCACAACGCGCAGGTGTACCAGCGGCTCATCGATCTGCACCGCGACGCGACGACCTAGATTCCGTCGGGACCGATCCGGGTACAGCCGTACCGTGAAACGTGTGCGCACCCTGGTGACCGGCGCGACCGGTTACGTCGGCTCCCGGCTCGTCGACGCCCTGCTTTCGGAGGGTCATGACGTCGTCGCCGCCAGCCGAAACCCGGACAGATTGGCCGATTTCGGTTGGCACGACCGCGTCACCGCCGTCGCATTGGACGCGCACGACGAGGCCTCGACGCGGTCGGCGTTCGCCGATGCGGGTCCGATCGACGTGCTCTACTACCTCGTGCACGGCATCGGGGAACCCGATTTCAGGGAAGCGGACAACCGCGCAGCGGCCACCGTGGCGCAGGCCGCCAAGGACGCCGGCGTTCGGCGGATCGTGTACCTGGGCGGATTCGTGCCGGATGGCGACGACCTGTCCGAGCACCTGACCAGCCGGGCCGAAGTGGCCGAAGCGCTGCACATCGACGGCGGTGCCGACGTGGTGTGGCTGGGCGCGGCGATCATCATCGGGGCGGGGTCGACGTCGTTCGAGATGCTGCGCTATGTCGGCGACCGGTTCCTGGTCTTCCCGCTGCCGTCGTGGTCGACGAACCCGATCGACCCGATCTCGATCTGCGATGTTCTGCACTACCTCATCGCTGCCGCGGACAGCGACCGTGTGCCGGCGGGGGCTTACGACATCACCGGCGCGGAGACGACGTCATACGCCGAGCTGCTTCGGACCTATGCGCGGATATCCGGTAAGTGGCGTGCCGAACTGCCGGTCGACGCCCTCGACACCGGGCTGGTGTCGTGGGTGACGGCGGCGGTGTTGCCCGTGCCGGGCGGTCTGGCGGCGGATCTGGTTCAGTCCCTTGATCATCCGATGATCGCCTCGGAGACGCGGCTGCGCGAGCTCGTGCCCGACCCGCCGGGCGGATTGGTCGGCATCGACGATGCGATCAGGCGGTCCCTGGGCAGTCGTCGGCGCAAGCCCGTCGACGAGCTCACCGATCCGCACCACCTCGCCGACACCGACCCCGACTGGGCCGGCGGGGACACACTGCGCCTGAAGCAGATGGCCGGTGCGGTCACACCCGGGATCGTCCGGCCCGCGCTCGGACTCATCGGCGGGGTGCCCGGACCGGTTGCCGGGGTGGTCCGCACCGGCCTGGACGCGCTGCTCAACCTGGTGCCGAAGGCGAGCCCGGCATGACGGAGCCGACGCAGACGCGAGCCGGACTCCTGCACGAGATCCGCGACATCGCGACCACCGCCGCCGTTCCCCACCACGAACCGCCCGCAGTCATCAGGCGCAGGCGCATCGTCGTCGCCGTCGTGCTGGTGATCGGCGCTGCGCTGCTGGGCTATTCGCTGACCCGGCCGCCCGGTGACGACTCGTTCTACTGGCTGACGCTGGCGCTGGCCGGCGTATGGGCATTGGGCGCGTTCGCGTCGGGACCACTGCACATGGGCTGCGTGCGGTTCCGCGGCCGAAACCAGCGGCCCGTCATCACCGGCACCGGCGTGGGGTTGGCGTTGGGCGCGACGTTCGTCGTCGGCGGTCTGATCGCGCGCGAGATTCCCGGGGTGCGCGAATACATCACCCGGGTACTGGAATTCGCCGATTACGGACCGCTGGCGGTGGTGACGTTCATCACCGTGATCAACGGTCTGGCAGAGGAGATGTTCTTCCGCGGCGCGATGTACACCGCGCTGGGTCGGTTTCACCCCGTGTTGATCTCGACCGCGCTCTATGTCATCGCGACGTCGGTCACCACCGGCAACCCGATGCTCGGCTTCGCGGCGATCATCCTGGGCACGGTCTGCGCGCTGGAACGCCGAGCGACCGGCGGCATACTCGCACCGATGCTCACCCACTTCTTCTGGGGGCTCGTCATGGTGCTCGCGCTGCCGCCGATCTTCGGCGTCTAGTTCACCGCAGCGGGTGGCCACCTCGTCGCGACGCATCCCGGCCGCGCACACCGCGACCGCCGCCACCAACACGGGGACGATGCCGGCGACGAGGAAAATCGTCTGCATCGACACGACTTTCGACAGCGGCCCCACGATCGCGAACGACAGCGGCATGAACGCCAGAGAGACGAAGAAGTCCAGACTCGAGACGCGGCCCAGCATCGCCGTCGGCACCCGTCGCTGCAGCAGCGTGCCCCAGATGACCATGCCGGCGCCGTCCGTGAACCCGACGACGAACGTCGCGGCCGCCATCACCGGGAACGAGGTGGTGAAGCCGAACACGATGAGCGGGATGGCGCCCAGACTCCACATCGCCAGCATCACAGAGAGGTAGCGACGAGGCATCCGGCGCGACGACACCGTCAGCGCGCCCAAGGCGCTGCCCACGCCGAAGAACGCGAGGATGAACCCGTACATCCGGGCACCGTCGGCGAAGCGGTCCTTGGCGATGAACGGCAACAGCACCTCGATCGGGCCCAGTACCACCAGCACGAAAATGCTCGCGTACAGCAGCGTCCACAACAGCCACGGTGTTCGGAGTACCAACACGAAGCCGTCGCGCAGATCACGCAGCGCGTGCGGGTGCTGCTGTGGCGCAGGGGCTTTCATGGCCGGCCGGGTCGCGATGAGCAACGCCAGGCCGACGGCGAACAACGCGGCCACCGCCACGGCGCCCAGCGCTGGGAACGTCGCACCGACGACGACGCCGGCGACGGCCGGACCCACCGCCCGCTGGAAGACCGGACGCACCACGCCTTCGACACCGTTGGCCGCGAGCAGCTGGTCCGGCGGCAGAATCCGCGGCAGGATCGCGCTGTAGGCGGGGAAGAAGAACGCCGCCGCGGCGCCCAGAGCGACCGCGCCCACCGCCAGGTGCCAGATCTGCAGCGCGCCAAGCAGTCCGAGTACCGCGATCGCCGACGAGGCGAGCACGTTGACCGTCTCGACCGCGATGATGATCGCGCGTTGGTGGAATCGGTCGGCGGCAATCCCGCCGATCAACACGAACGCGACCAGGGCGGCGCCGAAGCACGTCGTCACGATCGACAGCGATACGGGATCGTTGTCGAGTTCGATGACTTGCATGGCCAACACCACCGCGAACATGCCGTCGGCGAAGATCGACAGTGAGACCGCTGCGATCAGCAGGCGGTACTCGCGATATCGGAACGGTGCGAGTACGCGCCACCCGCCGGCGTTGTGCACCGGCTGTTGGATGTCGAACTGCGTACTCACCCGTCGATGGTTGCCGACGTGCGGGTGCCGAGTCCACCGATTTTCTCTGCGCCGGAAGGGTTAGAAGTCGGTGAAGTTCGCCGGCCTGCGTTGCTGGAAGGCCTTGGTGCCTTCGCGGAAGTCGTGGGAGTCGAGAAGCGACAACTGGCCCTGTTTCTCACGTTCCAGTGCGCCTTCGAACTCGGTGAGTGTGGCGGCGTTGATCGCGTTTTTGGTCTTGCGCAGTGCGACCGCGGGACCGGATTTCAGCGTCGCGATGACCTTGTCCACCTCGGAGTCGAACACGTCGGCGGGGTAGACCGCGGTCACCAAACCCCAGTCGTAGGCCTGGTCGGCCGGGATGCGTTCGGCCAGCAGTGCCATCCGGGTCGCGCGGATGCGCCCGATCGCCGCGGCGATGAGCGCCGAGGCGCCGCCGTCGGGCATCAGGCCGATCTTGGTGAATGCCAGCATGAAAAACGCCTTCTGCGAAGCCAATACGACGTCGGAGGCCAACGCCAGCGATACCCCGACACCGGCGGCCGGGCCGTGCACCGCGGCCACCACCGGTTGCGGCAGGTTCACGATGGACCGGACCGCACGGTTGGCGGCGTCGAGCACGTCGGCAGGTGTCCCGTTCGCGCCCGGGTTGGCGTGGTCCTCTTCGCTGATGCCTGCGCCCGAACAGAATCCGCGGCCGGCGCCGGCCAGCCGCACGACCTTGACCCTCGAGTCGGAGGCCGCCTGGTTCAGGGTGTCCGCGATGGTCGCGAGCATCGGTTGGGTCAGCGAGTTGAGGCTGTCCGGCCGATTCATCGTCACCGAGAGCACCCCGTCGGTGAGGTCGACCGACAGTGCGTCGATTCCGGTATATGTGGGTGCGCCCGAATCGAGGGTTGTCATGGCTGCACCCTAGAACCGGACGACTTGGTTATACAAGTAAGCTATGTCGGCGATCGAGGCGTTCCCCGGACGGAAGGCGGTTGAGCATGGCGGGACCACTGCACGGACTGCGGGTCATCGAACTGGCGAGCATCGGACCGGGCCCGCACGCCGCGATGATTCTCGGTGATCTCGGGGCGGACGTCGTCCGCGTCGAACGGCCGGGCAAGCTCGGCGGAGTTCCGACCAGCAAGCGCGAGGCCACGCTGCGCAACCGGCGGTCCGTCGCGGCCGACCTCAAGAGCGATGAGGGACGCGAACTCGTGCTGCGGCTCGTAGCCAAGGCCGACGTGCTGATCGAGGGTCTTCGCCCGGGGGTGACCGAGCGACTCGGACTCGGCCCGGAGGACTGCGCGAAGGTCAACGAGCGGCTGATCTACGGGCGCATGACCGGTTGGGGCCAGACCGGACCCCGTCGACTGCAGGCCGGCCATGACATCAACTACATCTCGCTCAACGGCGTGCTGCACTCGATCGGTCGGGCGGGGGAGCGGCCGGTTCCGCCGTTGAACCTGACCGGCGACTTCGGCGGCGGCTCGATGTTCCTGCTCGTCGGCATCCTGTCCGCGCTGTGGGAGCGGCAGACGTCGGGGAAGGGGCAGGTGGTCGACGCGGCGATGGTCGACGGTTCCAGCGTGCTGGCCCAGATGATCTGGGGTTTCCGGCAGGACGGCCTGTGGTCCGACGAGCGCGGGGTCAACATCCTCGACGGCGGGGCGCCCTATTACGACACCTACACCTGCGCCGACGGCCGCCACATCGCCGTCGGCTGCATCGAACCGCAGTTCTACGCCGCGTTCCTCGAGGGTCTCGGCCTCGCGGGTAAGGACCTGCCCGACCAGAACGACATGAGCCGCTGGCCGGAGCTGCGTGCGCGGTTCAGCGAGGTCATCGCCGCCAAGGACCGCGACCACTGGGCCAAGGTGTTCGCGACCAGCGATGCGTGCGTGACGCCGGTGCTGTCGTTCGGTGAGGTGGAGTCCGAACCGCACATCACCGAGCGCGACACGTTCTATCGCGACGGCGACTACCTGCAGCCGAACCCAGCGCCGCGGTTCTCCCGCAGCCAGCCACCCGCGCCGACACCGCCCGGCGCAGCCGGAGCCGACACCGAAGCCGTCTTACGAGACTGGGCCTGACAGAAAGGAACACCCTCAAGTGGAGATCAAGGACGCCGTAGCCGTCGTCACCGGTGGCGCATCGGGCCTCGGCCTGGCCACCACCAAGCGCCTGCTCGACAAGGGCGCGTCGGTGGTCGTCGTCGACCTCAAAGGCGAGGACGCGGTCAAAGAACTCGGCGATCGCGCCCAGTTCGTCGAGACCAACGTGACCGACCCCGATGCGGTGAGCGCGGCCCTGGACGCGGCCGAGAAGATGGGCCCGCTGCGCATCAACGTGAACTGCGCGGGCATCGGCAACGCGATCAAGACGCTCTCCAAGGACGGGCCGTTCCCGCTCGACGGATTCAAGAAGGTGATCGAGGTCAACCTGATCGGCACGTTCAACGTGCTGCGCCTGGCGGCCGAGCGCATCGCCCGGACCGAGCCGGTTGACGGCGAGCGCGGCGTCATCGTCAACACCGCCTCCGTCGCGGCGTTCGAGGGTCAGATCGGGCAGGCCGCGTACTCGGCGTCCAAGGGTGGTGTGGTCGGCATGACGCTGCCGATCGCGCGCGACCTGTCCCGTGATCTGATCCGCGTCGTCACCATCGCGCCGGGTCTGTTCAAGACGCCGCTGCTGGGCTCGCTGCCCGAGGAAGCGCAGGCCTCGCTCGGCAAGCAGGTGCCGCATCCGGCTCGCCTCGGCGATCCCGACGAGTACGGCGCGCTGGCCGTGCACATCGTCGAGAACCCGATGCTCAACGGTGAAGTGATCCGGTTGGACGGCGCGATCAGGATGGCCCCCCGATGACGATCACGACGAAGTTCACCGAGACCTTCGGGGTCGAGCACCCCGTTGTACAGGGCGGGATGCAGTGGGTCGGCCGCGCGGAACTCGTTGCGGCCGTGGCCAATGCGGGCGCCCTCGGCTTCATCACCGCGCTGACTCAGCCCACGCCGGCGGACTTGGCGAAGGAGATCGCCAAGTGTCGCGAGCTGACCGACAAACCGTTCGGCGTCAACCTGACGATCCTGCCGACGATCAACCCGCCGCCCTACGACGAGTACCGCCAGGTGATCGTCGACTCCGGCATCAAGATCGTCGAGACCGCGGGCTCGAACCCGGCGCCGCACCTGCCGATGTTCCACGAGAACGGGATCAAGGTGCTGCACAAGTGCACGTCGGTGCGGCACGCGGTCAAAGCGCAGAACCTGGGCGTGGACGGCATCAGCATCGACGGGTTCGAGTGCGCCGGGCATCCCGGTGAGGACGACATCCCGGGACTCGTGCTGATTCCGGCCGCGTCGGCCAAGATCGAGATCCCGATGATCGCCTCCGGCGGGTTCGCCGACGGCCGGGGTCTGGTGGCCGCGCTGGCGCTGGGCGCCGACGGCATCAACATGGGATCGCGGTTCATGTGCACCGTCGAATCGGCGATCCACCAGAACGTCAAGGAAGCGATCGTCGCGGGCACCGAGCTCGACACGGAGCTGATCTTCCGGCCGCTGCGCAACACCGCCCGGGTGGCCAGCAACGCGGTTTCCCGCGAGGTCGTGGAGATCCTCAACCGCGGCGGTCAGTTCGAGGACGTCAAGGACCTCGTGGCGGGCAAGCGCGGCGTGAAGGTCTACGAGGTCGGCGACCTCGACGCCGGTATCTGGAGTGTGGGCACCGCGATGGGCCTGATCAACGACATCCCGACGTGCGGGGAACTGGTGGCGCGCATCGTCGGCGAAGCCGAGGAGATCATCAGCGAACGGCTGAGCGGAATGCTCGAGGACGACGAGGAAGAGAACGTGGCGTGAGGCAGCGCCCGAGCGGTCCTCGCGGGACGGGCTAACCCGTCAGATCGAACGCGCGGCCCCTCGGCGCGCGCTCGGTCAGACGGCGGTGCGCAGGGGGTGCTCGTCGTCGAGCTGCTCCGAGGTGTCGCCTTCTACCAGGACATCGCCGTGGTAGAGGGCCTCGAAGTCAACCTTGATGACATCGGCACTGGTGTCGTCGATCCACATGTACTCGACAGTAGGGGTCACGTCTAAGGAATCGTTGAGTCACGATTCGGAAAATCGTGGCAATCTTACCGCCGGGTAGGTTTTGCCGAGCGAGCGTCCTAGGCCGGTGCGCTGAAGTGGATCGGGTTCGTTCCGAGCAGCGCCACCCACGTCAGGACCGCCGCGGCCAGGGCCGCGATGAGCAGGCCTGCGGCTATGCGGGTTCCCCACGTCGTTCTGCCGAGCACCTTCGCGTCGAGCGAGTACGCGCCGGCGCCGAGAAACAACAGCGCGGTCGCCCCGATGCCGATCAGGAACGGCGCATTGAACGGTTCGGACCAGAAGGCCATTCCCGACACGTTGACCGCCCATGCGTCGACCATCGCTGCGATCACCGCGAATGCCGCCAACGGCGTAACCGCGCCGAAGATCAGGCCCAGGCCGCCGAGCGTCTCGGCCGTCGTCACCATGAACGCCGCCAGGCCCGGTAGTCGCCAGCCGGCCGACTCCATGAAGCCGACCGCGGTGCCGAAGTCGAAAGCCTTGATCAGCCCGGCCTGAAGCATCGCCGCGCCGACGCCGATCCGCAGGATCAGCAGGCCGATGTCCACAGCGGTGTCGCGCGTGGTGGTGGTGGTGGTGGCCACGTCCGTCGTTGTCATGCCGATTACGACTACCAGACGAGTCGGAACTCATCGCGGTGAACGCCGCGGGTAGGTGAACCGTGTTCCGAACGGGCGCATTGACGCCAGTGACTTACCGCTGTTAA
This window harbors:
- a CDS encoding CaiB/BaiF CoA transferase family protein, which encodes MAGPLHGLRVIELASIGPGPHAAMILGDLGADVVRVERPGKLGGVPTSKREATLRNRRSVAADLKSDEGRELVLRLVAKADVLIEGLRPGVTERLGLGPEDCAKVNERLIYGRMTGWGQTGPRRLQAGHDINYISLNGVLHSIGRAGERPVPPLNLTGDFGGGSMFLLVGILSALWERQTSGKGQVVDAAMVDGSSVLAQMIWGFRQDGLWSDERGVNILDGGAPYYDTYTCADGRHIAVGCIEPQFYAAFLEGLGLAGKDLPDQNDMSRWPELRARFSEVIAAKDRDHWAKVFATSDACVTPVLSFGEVESEPHITERDTFYRDGDYLQPNPAPRFSRSQPPAPTPPGAAGADTEAVLRDWA
- a CDS encoding 3-hydroxyacyl-CoA dehydrogenase, which produces MEIKDAVAVVTGGASGLGLATTKRLLDKGASVVVVDLKGEDAVKELGDRAQFVETNVTDPDAVSAALDAAEKMGPLRINVNCAGIGNAIKTLSKDGPFPLDGFKKVIEVNLIGTFNVLRLAAERIARTEPVDGERGVIVNTASVAAFEGQIGQAAYSASKGGVVGMTLPIARDLSRDLIRVVTIAPGLFKTPLLGSLPEEAQASLGKQVPHPARLGDPDEYGALAVHIVENPMLNGEVIRLDGAIRMAPR
- a CDS encoding enoyl-CoA hydratase; this translates as MTTLDSGAPTYTGIDALSVDLTDGVLSVTMNRPDSLNSLTQPMLATIADTLNQAASDSRVKVVRLAGAGRGFCSGAGISEEDHANPGANGTPADVLDAANRAVRSIVNLPQPVVAAVHGPAAGVGVSLALASDVVLASQKAFFMLAFTKIGLMPDGGASALIAAAIGRIRATRMALLAERIPADQAYDWGLVTAVYPADVFDSEVDKVIATLKSGPAVALRKTKNAINAATLTEFEGALEREKQGQLSLLDSHDFREGTKAFQQRRPANFTDF
- a CDS encoding DoxX family protein, which translates into the protein MTTTDVATTTTTTRDTAVDIGLLILRIGVGAAMLQAGLIKAFDFGTAVGFMESAGWRLPGLAAFMVTTAETLGGLGLIFGAVTPLAAFAVIAAMVDAWAVNVSGMAFWSEPFNAPFLIGIGATALLFLGAGAYSLDAKVLGRTTWGTRIAAGLLIAALAAAVLTWVALLGTNPIHFSAPA
- a CDS encoding gamma carbonic anhydrase family protein; translation: MPEPLIVSIRGRTPSLHAEAWAAPNASLIGQVTLAARASVWYGATLRAEAEPVDIGFGTNIQDGVTIHVDPEFPVSIGAEVSVGHNAVLHGCVVEDGALIGMGAVILNGATIGQGSLIAAGAVVPQGFVVPPRSLVAGVPGKVRRDLSDAEVAHNRHNAQVYQRLIDLHRDATT
- a CDS encoding NAD(P)H-binding protein translates to MKRVRTLVTGATGYVGSRLVDALLSEGHDVVAASRNPDRLADFGWHDRVTAVALDAHDEASTRSAFADAGPIDVLYYLVHGIGEPDFREADNRAAATVAQAAKDAGVRRIVYLGGFVPDGDDLSEHLTSRAEVAEALHIDGGADVVWLGAAIIIGAGSTSFEMLRYVGDRFLVFPLPSWSTNPIDPISICDVLHYLIAAADSDRVPAGAYDITGAETTSYAELLRTYARISGKWRAELPVDALDTGLVSWVTAAVLPVPGGLAADLVQSLDHPMIASETRLRELVPDPPGGLVGIDDAIRRSLGSRRRKPVDELTDPHHLADTDPDWAGGDTLRLKQMAGAVTPGIVRPALGLIGGVPGPVAGVVRTGLDALLNLVPKASPA
- a CDS encoding NAD(P)H-dependent flavin oxidoreductase; amino-acid sequence: MTITTKFTETFGVEHPVVQGGMQWVGRAELVAAVANAGALGFITALTQPTPADLAKEIAKCRELTDKPFGVNLTILPTINPPPYDEYRQVIVDSGIKIVETAGSNPAPHLPMFHENGIKVLHKCTSVRHAVKAQNLGVDGISIDGFECAGHPGEDDIPGLVLIPAASAKIEIPMIASGGFADGRGLVAALALGADGINMGSRFMCTVESAIHQNVKEAIVAGTELDTELIFRPLRNTARVASNAVSREVVEILNRGGQFEDVKDLVAGKRGVKVYEVGDLDAGIWSVGTAMGLINDIPTCGELVARIVGEAEEIISERLSGMLEDDEEENVA
- a CDS encoding CPBP family intramembrane glutamic endopeptidase; its protein translation is MTEPTQTRAGLLHEIRDIATTAAVPHHEPPAVIRRRRIVVAVVLVIGAALLGYSLTRPPGDDSFYWLTLALAGVWALGAFASGPLHMGCVRFRGRNQRPVITGTGVGLALGATFVVGGLIAREIPGVREYITRVLEFADYGPLAVVTFITVINGLAEEMFFRGAMYTALGRFHPVLISTALYVIATSVTTGNPMLGFAAIILGTVCALERRATGGILAPMLTHFFWGLVMVLALPPIFGV